The following coding sequences lie in one Niabella agricola genomic window:
- a CDS encoding GNAT family N-acetyltransferase, translated as MNFRFSETIFLENEAVILQPLVAADAGHLLDIATEDPALLQFSPRQVYTSELLTAYIEQALTLRNNQARYSFSIYSKLAQCYAGSTSFLNISNEDDRLEIGATWIGNRFHGTGLNRHCKYLLLQYAFDTVQAHRVEFKTDERNLRSRKAIEKIGGIFEGLLREHTVMYDGHRRNTCCYSILKDEWVKLKASFLPDTPEKTLL; from the coding sequence ATGAATTTTAGATTTTCAGAAACCATCTTCCTGGAAAACGAAGCAGTAATCCTGCAGCCGCTTGTTGCAGCCGATGCGGGCCATTTACTGGATATCGCTACGGAGGATCCTGCGTTGCTTCAGTTTTCACCCAGGCAGGTTTACACCAGCGAACTGTTAACGGCCTATATAGAGCAGGCTCTTACTCTTAGAAACAATCAGGCCCGGTATTCCTTTAGCATCTATAGTAAGTTGGCACAATGTTACGCCGGCAGCACTTCATTCCTGAATATTTCAAATGAAGACGACCGGCTGGAGATCGGTGCCACCTGGATTGGGAACCGGTTCCATGGAACCGGTTTAAACCGCCATTGCAAGTACCTGCTGCTGCAATATGCGTTCGATACAGTACAGGCGCACCGGGTAGAATTTAAAACGGATGAGCGGAACCTCCGGTCGCGGAAGGCGATAGAAAAGATCGGCGGAATATTTGAAGGATTACTTCGTGAGCATACCGTGATGTATGACGGGCACCGGAGGAATACCTGTTGTTACAGCATTTTAAAGGACGAATGGGTGAAACTGAAAGCGTCCTTTTTGCCAGACACTCCGGAAAAAACGCTTTTGTAA